A part of Lacinutrix sp. 5H-3-7-4 genomic DNA contains:
- a CDS encoding putative porin, which produces MNKIILTLFLLLSSTIVTAQVLQPVKKKVKVSDDGLILNDSLSQGSSKSTSNKNIKNKDAKITDYLIISHLRDTTYVDTTQSIIKEYKYNYLRKDNFNLMPFSNLGQTYNTLSYDVKETSLMPKFGARARHFNYMEVDDINYYHVPTPLTELFYKSAFEQGQLLDAFFTTNVSKQLNFSIAYKGLRSLGKYQNLLTSTGNFRSTVSYKTKNKRYVLNAHFVAQDLLNQENGGLTDESVAFFMSGDDEFKNRGVLEVNFENAENILEGKRFYLNQSYDLISKKDSTANNTLSVAHVMNLEDKFYMYDQSIEEDEFFGDAYRTTNLKDKVTLEEFSNQLQLNYGNKILGDIQLNASHTNYNYGYNKIIVLNNQTIPNRLKGDILAVGGKYQKQLGGFRLQGDLGANVSGDFNGNHITVKASYNLNNDIKLLAQINNNSKAPNYNQQLYQSDYINYNWKTQFKNIKTQQLLFNLKSKKLANITVDASTINDYVYFKKDETSNTVKPFQSDKSITYLRLKLNKEIGYRNFYLNNTIMYQNVKDDNQVFNVPQIITRNTLYYANHLFKKALYLQTGITFNYFSKYNMNAYDPLLAEFYVQNEQELGGYPRLDFFINAKIRQTRIFLKAEHFNAAWSGYDYFAAPNNPYRDFSVRFGVVWNFFL; this is translated from the coding sequence CACGAGTAATAAAAACATAAAAAATAAAGATGCTAAAATAACAGACTATCTTATTATTTCTCACCTTCGAGATACAACCTATGTAGATACCACACAAAGTATTATTAAAGAATATAAATACAATTATTTACGTAAAGATAATTTTAACCTAATGCCTTTTTCAAATTTAGGGCAAACATATAATACATTAAGTTATGATGTTAAAGAGACTTCTTTAATGCCAAAATTTGGAGCACGAGCTAGACATTTTAATTATATGGAAGTTGATGATATTAACTATTACCATGTGCCAACACCATTAACAGAGTTGTTTTATAAATCTGCTTTCGAGCAAGGCCAACTATTAGACGCCTTTTTTACTACAAATGTTTCTAAACAATTAAACTTTTCTATAGCTTATAAAGGGTTAAGATCCCTAGGTAAATACCAAAACCTACTTACAAGTACAGGTAATTTTAGATCAACGGTAAGCTATAAAACCAAAAACAAAAGATATGTTTTAAACGCGCACTTTGTTGCTCAAGATTTATTAAACCAAGAAAATGGAGGTTTAACAGATGAAAGTGTAGCATTCTTTATGTCTGGTGACGATGAGTTTAAAAACCGTGGCGTTCTAGAAGTTAATTTTGAAAATGCAGAAAACATTCTTGAAGGAAAACGTTTTTATTTAAATCAATCTTATGATTTGATATCAAAAAAAGATTCTACAGCAAACAACACATTAAGCGTTGCTCATGTTATGAATCTTGAAGATAAGTTTTATATGTACGATCAATCAATTGAAGAAGATGAATTTTTTGGAGACGCATATAGAACAACAAACCTAAAAGATAAAGTAACATTAGAAGAGTTTAGTAATCAATTACAATTAAACTACGGTAATAAAATACTAGGTGATATACAATTAAATGCCTCTCATACAAATTACAATTATGGTTACAATAAAATAATTGTTTTAAATAATCAAACCATTCCTAATAGATTAAAAGGAGATATTTTAGCAGTAGGAGGTAAGTATCAAAAACAACTTGGAGGTTTTAGACTACAGGGAGATTTAGGAGCAAATGTTAGCGGCGATTTTAATGGCAACCATATTACAGTAAAAGCAAGTTATAATTTAAATAATGATATAAAATTATTAGCACAAATAAATAACAATTCAAAAGCTCCAAATTACAATCAACAGCTATACCAAAGTGATTATATAAACTATAACTGGAAAACTCAATTCAAAAACATTAAAACTCAGCAACTTTTATTTAATCTAAAATCTAAAAAATTAGCAAATATTACAGTAGATGCATCTACAATAAATGACTACGTATATTTTAAAAAGGACGAAACAAGTAATACCGTTAAGCCGTTTCAGTCAGATAAGTCAATAACCTATTTAAGACTTAAGCTTAATAAAGAAATTGGATACCGTAATTTTTACCTAAACAATACTATAATGTATCAAAATGTAAAAGACGATAATCAAGTATTTAACGTACCACAAATTATAACCCGAAACACGTTGTACTATGCCAACCATTTGTTTAAAAAAGCACTTTACTTACAAACAGGCATAACATTTAATTACTTCTCAAAATACAATATGAATGCATACGATCCATTACTTGCAGAGTTTTATGTGCAAAATGAACAAGAATTAGGAGGTTACCCAAGATTAGATTTCTTTATAAATGCAAAAATTCGACAAACAAGGATCTTTTTAAAAGCAGAACATTTTAATGCAGCCTGGTCCGGTTATGATTATTTTGCAGCACCTAATAATCCATATAGAGATTTTTCAGTGAGATTTGGAGTAGTTTGGAACTTCTTTTTATAA
- a CDS encoding helix-turn-helix domain-containing protein, which produces MFINKEIDLAWDFINNTDRNIFLTGKAGTGKTTFLHKLKKDSIKRMVIVAPTGVAAINAKGMTIHSFFQMPFGPIVPEDYNVNSSAFNKKFSKTKINIIKSMDLLVIDEISMVRADLLDGIDKVLRRFKNRELVFGGVQLLMIGDLQQLSPVVRDYEWHILKPYYKNAFFFSSIAFQTSNTITIELKHIYRQDNPTFINILNEIRNDTLSHQSAKELNKRFKPDFKPSKEDGYISLTTHNNKAESINNEALKAIKEKEVVYKAKIEGKFPEVSFPNKEELILKIGAQVMFIKNDSSVEKRYFNGKIGTVILLDKNEVVVKCPDDDFNINASHEIWENINYSVNKETNSITENKIGSFSQIPLRLAWSITIHKSQGLTFEKAIIDAQGAFAHGQTYVALSRCKSLEGLVLKTKIGSNQIISDSNVITFNKLAEQNQPNETILIDSKVNFQLKLISEIFDFFKFIYPINRILDIFYKNRNSIQGDIEAPLLLIKKTITTLLKVANTFKIQLQEISQNSILPENNKVLQERFLKALDYFLKELNNNIIVSYKSLSFTTDNKTIDSDLSKMLDVIEEQIEAKKLFFNKLSKGFNAEKYLNLRAKSVFLAKEAPKKSRKSIVDGTTNVDLFELLRELRNELAQTNDLIHYQIFTQKSLYEMCETLPTNKKELLKVNGFGKTRVDKYGNEILKIIREYCDENNIETSKDIEIFEEKKPKRKVGETKTISLNLFKSGKTVEQIAMERDLNLNTIIGHLASFIPSGEIKILDLMSKKHFDELMEIIPTHKFENLSDLKHQIDDKYTFGELRLVLDNMSK; this is translated from the coding sequence ATGTTTATAAATAAGGAAATTGATTTAGCTTGGGATTTTATTAATAACACTGATAGAAATATATTTTTAACAGGTAAAGCAGGTACAGGAAAAACTACATTTCTTCATAAATTAAAAAAAGATTCTATAAAAAGAATGGTTATAGTTGCACCAACAGGTGTAGCAGCAATTAATGCTAAAGGAATGACAATTCATTCTTTTTTTCAAATGCCTTTTGGACCAATTGTTCCTGAAGATTATAACGTAAATTCTTCTGCTTTTAATAAGAAATTTAGTAAAACAAAAATCAATATTATTAAGTCTATGGATTTATTAGTTATTGATGAGATTAGTATGGTACGAGCTGATTTATTAGATGGTATTGATAAGGTTTTACGAAGGTTTAAAAACAGAGAGTTGGTTTTTGGAGGTGTTCAATTACTTATGATTGGTGATCTACAGCAGCTTTCTCCAGTAGTTAGAGATTATGAATGGCACATACTAAAGCCTTATTATAAAAATGCTTTCTTTTTTAGTAGTATTGCTTTTCAGACTAGTAATACTATAACTATAGAATTAAAGCATATATATAGACAAGACAATCCTACATTTATCAATATTCTTAATGAGATAAGAAATGACACATTATCTCATCAATCTGCTAAGGAACTTAATAAAAGATTTAAGCCAGACTTTAAACCTTCAAAGGAAGATGGGTATATTTCTTTAACTACACATAATAACAAAGCAGAATCTATAAATAATGAAGCTTTAAAAGCTATAAAAGAAAAAGAAGTTGTTTATAAAGCAAAAATAGAAGGTAAGTTTCCTGAGGTTTCTTTTCCTAATAAAGAAGAGTTAATATTAAAAATTGGAGCTCAGGTTATGTTTATTAAAAATGATAGTTCTGTAGAGAAACGTTATTTTAATGGAAAGATAGGGACTGTTATTTTATTAGATAAAAATGAAGTTGTAGTTAAATGTCCTGATGATGATTTCAATATTAATGCTAGCCATGAGATATGGGAAAATATAAATTATTCTGTAAACAAAGAAACTAATAGCATTACTGAAAATAAAATAGGTTCTTTCTCTCAAATTCCATTAAGATTAGCATGGTCTATAACAATTCACAAAAGTCAAGGTTTAACATTCGAAAAAGCAATTATAGACGCTCAAGGAGCATTTGCTCATGGACAAACTTATGTTGCGCTTAGTAGGTGCAAAAGTTTAGAAGGCTTAGTTTTAAAAACAAAAATAGGTTCTAATCAAATTATAAGTGATAGTAATGTAATAACGTTTAATAAACTTGCAGAACAAAATCAACCAAACGAAACTATTTTAATAGATAGTAAAGTAAATTTTCAACTTAAATTAATTTCTGAAATATTTGATTTTTTTAAATTTATATATCCAATAAACAGAATTTTAGATATTTTTTATAAAAATAGAAATAGTATTCAAGGCGATATAGAAGCACCTTTATTATTAATTAAGAAAACAATTACTACTTTACTAAAAGTAGCAAATACATTTAAAATTCAACTTCAAGAAATATCTCAAAACTCAATTTTACCAGAGAATAACAAAGTACTTCAGGAGCGCTTTTTAAAAGCATTAGATTATTTTTTAAAAGAATTAAACAATAATATTATCGTATCTTATAAAAGTTTAAGTTTTACTACAGATAATAAAACTATAGACAGTGACTTGTCTAAAATGTTAGATGTTATAGAGGAGCAAATAGAAGCAAAGAAATTATTTTTCAATAAACTGTCTAAAGGCTTTAATGCAGAAAAGTATTTAAATTTGAGAGCTAAATCTGTCTTTTTAGCTAAAGAGGCTCCCAAGAAATCAAGAAAATCTATTGTAGATGGCACCACAAATGTTGATTTATTTGAATTACTTAGAGAATTAAGAAATGAATTGGCCCAAACTAATGATTTAATACATTATCAAATATTTACTCAAAAGTCTCTTTATGAGATGTGCGAAACACTACCAACTAATAAAAAAGAATTATTAAAAGTAAATGGTTTTGGTAAAACTCGAGTTGATAAATATGGCAATGAAATTTTAAAAATTATTAGAGAATATTGTGATGAAAATAATATAGAAACATCTAAAGACATAGAAATATTTGAAGAAAAGAAGCCTAAACGAAAAGTAGGAGAAACAAAAACAATATCTCTAAATTTATTTAAATCTGGTAAAACTGTTGAGCAAATTGCTATGGAGCGTGATTTAAATTTAAATACTATAATTGGGCATTTGGCTAGTTTTATTCCTTCAGGAGAAATTAAAATTTTAGATTTAATGTCTAAAAAGCATTTTGATGAATTAATGGAAATTATACCAACTCACAAATTTGAAAACCTTTCAGATTTAAAACATCAAATAGACGATAAATATACTTTTGGCGAGTTACGTTTAGTGTTAGATAATATGTCTAAATAA